In Coleofasciculus sp. FACHB-T130, the following proteins share a genomic window:
- a CDS encoding Crp/Fnr family transcriptional regulator: MQTKAFSELFPLFNTAAPETLEWLLSVAVEHEYPSDRAVLMEDAWGNAVYFVVSGWVKVRRLSGENVVTLAILGKGDFFGEMAILDESPRSTDVIALSPVELLSVSAQRFIQTLFKDPQLHHRMLQLMVKRLRQTNLRFQMRHQPPAVKLANTLIALGENYGEATEKGTEIYNIPSKDLANVTDIGVEDTSKIIEKLESKGWIKIDPAQETLHLLNIKQLTHLAGRV; encoded by the coding sequence ATGCAGACCAAAGCTTTTTCTGAGCTGTTTCCCCTCTTTAACACTGCCGCTCCAGAGACATTAGAATGGCTTTTGTCTGTCGCAGTCGAACACGAGTACCCATCAGACAGAGCGGTTTTGATGGAAGACGCTTGGGGAAACGCAGTTTATTTTGTCGTGTCGGGTTGGGTGAAAGTCCGACGGCTCTCTGGGGAGAATGTCGTTACCCTAGCAATCTTGGGCAAAGGTGATTTTTTTGGAGAAATGGCAATTCTTGATGAATCTCCCCGCTCAACCGATGTGATTGCCCTCTCGCCCGTAGAATTGCTCAGCGTCTCTGCCCAACGCTTCATTCAAACCCTCTTCAAAGATCCGCAGTTGCACCACCGAATGTTGCAACTGATGGTGAAGCGTCTGCGCCAAACGAATCTCCGCTTTCAAATGCGTCATCAACCCCCAGCCGTAAAATTAGCGAACACGCTGATTGCTTTGGGAGAAAACTATGGCGAAGCCACAGAAAAAGGAACGGAAATCTATAATATTCCCTCTAAAGATTTGGCTAACGTCACAGATATCGGCGTTGAAGACACTAGCAAAATTATCGAGAAACTGGAAAGTAAAGGCTGGATTAAAATCGATCCAGCGCAGGAGACGCTCCATCTTCTCAACATCAAGCAGCTAACGCATCTAGCAGGACGAGTTTAG